The DNA region TAGATAACGTGAAGGAGTGATTTatgtgaaaaatattaatagtatgTATCTAGAAGGTGTGATGTTTTCCAAATGGAAGGTAGAAGAACAATTAGATTTTAGTCCCCGTGATgattattttgttcatttaaaattaaaggaaTAGAAGAATTCTCAAAGACCaaaaattactatatatatatgctatatcattgaaattttaatttttttctttaaatactACATGTCACTAACTTTATCAAAATCTTCAATGAATACAATTAAAGTtaccaatatataaatatataatgtactATTTAGACAATCAAACCCACCCttggatatttatttatttaaatctaaatcaagatacatatatttattttaaagaaaaatgttgaacatttgaaaattaaatttaagtgaTCCAAATAATTGAAGGATCAACCAATTATCAAGTTGtccaataatatattaattgtttttgacGGATTTTCATGCATGATGCCTTGGATTATGTAAACATGACGTCATGTATGtaccatatatattaatatatatttacattaaataaatataattattatcatgcagataactcaaaaattagaaaaaaaataataaaaataaacatctaTAACTGAAAtattgtttttctatttttttattattattttcctttttttttttaaaaaggagGAAATTAAGATAATTGGGCTTAAACTATATTCATTGGGCCAATTTgttatgttataaatattaaaataatgaatcgAAAATTTTGGTTAAGTTTgcacaaaaaaattataataatcagtaaaataatttaaagattgatttgcaaattaatacacaaaacaAATTACAAAATAGTGTAAATTATGTTCTAGAGAGtaacaaattaatcaaaaagatataatgtaatttgattatgattaaaatgatgatttttttatgaaattttattttaattttaacaaaaaaaaattaataagactataaataaaaatattaataaattataaaaaaaaaatatatacactGTAACTATTAATGAGTTCTTTCTTAATCTTCAAACAAAAATTGGGCCAacctattatattattattttttaagaattttatcccaactcatatttataaaattcactttaataaaatatttttagtgaaaataaaaaatataatctctTTTATACTACTTTTTAAGTTATCCtaatagattatattaaaaatttatatttaaaaatatatatatataataatgtataaaataattttcaaactactatataatttcttaattacaAACTGTCCTCAGACCAAGGATCTAACTTCAATTATGagagaaatattattattattattattagttaaagAAGTGAAAAATCGTTCTCTAGTTGTCATCCTCTAGAATAGTCAACTCAATTAACGGTGGAGATTTAATTGTCGGactatctttttattattattattattattattggtgaCCTACAATTTCAAGGTTGGTGTAtagttctaatttttttttttttttttttttactttctttcttctttGGTACTTGAGAAGCCTACTGAGAAATTTAATTCAGgctacatttaaaaaaataaattatatataacaactACCAAAGTAAATTTCAGTTGGAATCTAATTAGtgttgaaattaaataaaaataattttgatgatttataatgattcattgaatatttatatatgggttgaaattaaataatgtttgagTTAGTTAAAATGCTAAaagtctttattatatatattatgtttcaaattatatttctctgcacaattaattaatagatgGTTATGTTGACTTTATGGTTCTAGATGTTGAGAAATGTTGTAGTAGTTTAATATAGTTAtcataaaactattttaatagataaatgaATGAGAATATTACTATGACCATGTTTAACAAATTTAGGTTTAATAATTCTAATCTAATGTTTCTTTTTGGGCCTATCATGATATCATTTAACTATATGATTTAACTCAGCTTGGACAAAGTTCAAGCCCATCAGGCTAAGTGCTATCCTATGACAGGTTTCTACATTAATATTGTCGTGTTGAGCCCAAGCCCGTTAGCAAACTGACTATGTCGATGACAAGCCGAAGGCAATCCCGTGGTGCACAGTTTAATCAAGACAGTCAAAAtcgaaaatttatattaaaatcgTTGTCAAtgtgtaaaatataaatttaaaattgagagagtaattgaaattataaaaaaaattgagagtagtaactatttatttttatttgtgttagTAAGTCTTTTCTGAGTAGATACcattttaatcattttcaaaaaagaaaaaaaaaagttgttaaaaagtttttaatttacttttaaacactcacaatttattttttgatttatgaAGTTAGTAAGATTTTATCATCATTATTCGAATTTATGCCagattatatttaaatagatcttaacattattatttgaattataatatattatatttgagtaGATAATAactatcaaataatatttccCATAAAGATGagattcaaaaaaattatttaaatatattgccATTATTAAATGTACACACTCAACCGAAGATATAAACATTTGAGAGTGTGGCCGACAAAACAGTTCAAtcttatatcattttatatattcataatgaaATTGTGGACCAATAGCATGCCTTCTAGGTCAcacaaagattaaaaaaaatgtgtgtaTTGAGTTTTAAGACATGTTcttatgacaaaaaaaaaaaaaaaaaaaatgcatgtTTTAGAAATATGATGATTAAGGCATTGAGATTTTagtccttatatatatatatatatatttttatttgttcttgTATTACAATGCAAattgatttgtttttctttgtttaatgtttgatattattttatccCACGGTTAAGTGAAAATAGTCGACTTAAAAGACTAAAATGTTACGGATTCAATTCTCATTGAAAATGGAGAGTCAATGAAGTGAGGTGTAATGTTAGTTCTCTCATTATAGTGATTAATTGAAAATAGTCGATTTAAAAGACCAAAAGATCACGAGTTTGACTTAAAAGACTAAAAGACCACGAATTTAATTTTCGTTGAACATAGAGAGCCAATGtctgtggggtgtcatgctagttatctcattaaaataatttgtttgatattaatttttaaaattaaaatttatattttgaaaaaattaatattatcttcactttaatttaaagGGTTAAAAGTATTTAAATGAGTAATGTTAAAATAGAtcaaaagttaatttttatgtttgtaaatatatattaatttaatattacaatgttgtaaaaaaatattaaattaaattcagtATAAGatccaaaataaaatcaaaacatgttGATAAGATAAGAGAAAATTTAAATGTTTCCTGATTTGGGTGAAATCATGGTCCCCAATTATTAATGGGCTCCCTCATTCAAAGACCTTTGAAATCTTGATTGATAAGATTAGAATCTTTTTCACTTTagtctattttataaaaaggtGTTTATTGTGTTTTGTCcagtttttgaaaaatattatttttatgccCAATGATCAATTTTAagttggttattaaaattaaagagaatGAAGAAAAAGTTTGATGTACGAGTAGTCAGAGAGCTCAATATTTAGTATAAATTGAACATAtaatcgaattcgaatttcattttttatttcgataatccaataaattttttttttaacttgttgatctaaaataaaatctgatatatttaaaaatttcagataaatattaaattatatttgaaaaaaaagttataaatctacaattttgttttacaaatttagaatttttagatgtacaattttctttaaaaaaattattgtcttaattttctaattgttttatatttattatttataaattaaatttttatatataactaattatttaaataatagttataaaatatgaatagtAAGTCAAATTCTAGTTAAGTAATTATTTTCATTACCGACAATGCTTAAAATAAACTGCATCTGTTGATGATATGCATAGCATTAATTATTGgtactttttactttttaagtTAAAACATTGTAGAGATGATAGTATTTGGGGGTATTTCCATCACGTGAAGGATTTTATgaataatcaataatattaatatttatcttgaGGATCAatctttttttgaattatttttgatGTGGGAATAAACATCTTGTAACTGAATTTTCGGTGTTTGCTTCTTGCAATCTGTAGGGGTGCTACGTCAAGGTCGTATTTCGTGAGTTTTGTTATCTGGATCAGATACAAGAGACGCGGCTGGGGAGTGCTGAAGTCCTCTATCATGATTTACGAGAGATTATTGGATTTGGTGGATGGTAAAGAGGTCAACTCGATTATTCGTGATGTTATGCGATGGTgtaatatttaaacatttaatgtTGGTCACTGTTAGGACTTGTTATATTCACTCTAAAATGCTTGTTAAGATTTCGTTATTTAGTTGGAGTGCTATTCATGTAAGTATTTTAACGGATGAAAAAAATTAAGCGTAGGGGTTTTATTATGACAAGTCAATGTCGAATGTGTCACCTCCTCTTGCATTGTGAGTCTGTGGATGGGATTTGAAGCCTTCTTTGAAACGCTGAACTTTTATTCTcgttattttttggtggattaTATGGTTTGAGTGGAACCGAAGAACCTTCGACAACTATAGATAACCGTTGAGGTTCATGCaaacactattattatgacgCTGGTTGAGGTGAGATATCCGGCAAGAATGTGCACTCGACGGGTGATCTTATTGCTCTTATTGCTCTTTTGAAAGATCTTCGTACtcagagatttttttttttttctcattttgtttttcattttttttcttgcatttttcaTGTAATATATTTGTCGTCTTTAACTACTCTTTAATTTtcatggattatttaaaaaaattaaaaattaaaaaacattgttGAAATGGGTATCTAAtcctaaaaattatttaaataatgattttatgattttttttaaatgaaattattttaaaaaaaatatgaactaTTTAAGTTTTGAGGaagatattattaaaatagtttttaattaaattttgaatttcataatttttttaataaattaaataattaaataattataataatagtctgttattagttaattttaaaaaatatttcaaatgcttccaattatttatattatactaaGTAAGATATCTTGGAcgataaagttaaaataatattaatattaaaccattttaaataacataaacaatACAAAACCAAATAGGAGAAAATTGAcgtgattaaaaattaaaaatgtcatcgagaactgttaaagaaatttatttatgtaaatattaagttataaaattaatataaaatattataatgataaaCTTGAGTTACACTGTTAAAATAcgttaataatatattgataagaAATTAACATCacaaaattctttaaaattaaacaaaaagtGATTGTTTAGAGCAATTTACCGATTGAAGTGTATTGCGCATTAGCTATTTTGaactataatatcatttttGTAACTAGGAAGATTTCTGTGCGATGCACAcgaataatgataaaaataaaataaattaaaaaaactagcatttagtccgtgcatttgcacgagtaatattAATAgaaaaccgtaaaaaaaaattacggataacatttttttttttttaaccgttttaagtttatgggtgggtcaacccacaattcgaccaaagtatccatttactcaacacctatatagattagttagttaaaaagttgaacttatattaatattaaaacgtcccgcgtttatcaaatttggtgttgaatttaaaatatgaagtctttgtagcctagttggttaaagagttgtacttgttttgttaggttccaagttcgaaacatacctctagcatttttaattttatttttaaccgttttaaatttaaaaacgggtcaacccacaatccgacccaagtatccaaattaaccacagctctcgacccggcaatccggacactttaaaaattaagcatcattatatatatatagattagttagttaaaaagttgaacttatattaatattaaaacgtcccgcgtttatcaaatttggtgttgaatttaaattataaagtctttttgtagcctagttggttaaagagttgtacttgttctgttatgttgcaagttcaaaacatacctctagcatttttaattttaattttaaccgttttaaatttaaaaacgggtcaacccacaatccgacccaagtatccaaattaaccacagctctcgacccggcaatccggacactttaaaaattaagcatcattatatatatatagattaattagttaaaaagttgaacttatattaatattaaaacgtcccgcgtttatcaaatttggtgttaaatttaaaatatgaagtctttgtagcctagttggttaaagagttttacttgttttgttaggttccaagttcgaaacatacctctagcatttttatttttaaccgttttaaatttaaaaacgggtcaacccacaatccgacccaagtatccaaattaaccacagctctcgacccggcaatccagacactttaaaaattaagcatcattatatatatatagattagttagttaaaaagttaaacttatattaatattaaaacgtcccgcgtttatcaaatttggtgttgaatttaaaatataaagtcattgtagcctagttggttaaagagttgtacttgttttgttaggttgtaagttcgaaacataactctagcatttttaattttatttttaaccgttttaaatttaaaaacgggtcaacccacaatccgacccaaatatccaaattaaccacagctctcgacccgacaatccggacactttaaaaattaagcatcattatatatatatagattataataatatttattcaatgtttaaaattattaaaataaaaaatataacgctctcatttcacattttattcacttcgataaaacaacttattttctcacatgtttcatcacatattttttccgaatgaatctcatttcgtgactttacactttcactttgttaatcaaatatttgattcatattttttaataattagcattgtgacctcacactttggtcaattaaatatttgatttcatatttctttaaccactttcaaatgataccggtctattatccctcgacaaaccacatctcaatcacatttggttaaagattgtacttgttttgtcaggttgcaaattcgaaacctacaaataacatttttaaatttatttttaaccgttttaagtttatggacgggtcaacccacaatccgacctaagtatcaatttactctcacataaatatccaaattaactacaactctcgacccggtaattcggacactttaaaaattaagcatcattatatatatatagattatgtcTCTTAAACatgcaatttttttaaaataaaaaatgataaaattaaatattataacattacTTATCTAACATGTCACTAAATATTACCCAAAGCCgtcaacaatattttaaaataaaaaaataataatttttatgtcattttcttAAATAAGTCACATTAATTATTCTGCACATATATATCTTTCTAAGATTCcacaaacatatataattattattatcatttaaatatttataatatacgtTCTTAAATTCACACAAGTTAGGATTCAAATCTTGGTGTGAAATGAGTACACTTTAACCATTAGGTAATTGTtgacttttataaatatatatgttgcATATTAACCAACATGTTACTATACTTATTTATACTCAATATTCAAATTGTTAACCATTAAACATTAACCTTATAAGAGGacttatatatcaaattaaactaaTGTATTTATTTCAGCTTTTCAATTTAGATTTATCAggtttatttgtaaataaaatattaggaaTTTGAAGACAAATTTAATATACTTTGTGAATATTACTCACTCAATGTTAATAGGttaaaactcatttttaaatataaaataattgtttctcttttatcgtatcaaattattttatcgaAAATATGAATATCCTTTCAATCAAATAAGTGTGTTTAAAAATGAAGTTAACTCATTttcaagtaaaaaaattaaatatttgttttatgtttttgtcaaattcatattgaatattttttaaaataaataaaattagagctCTAAATTTTAGCCTTGCTAGTTTATGTTTACAACTAACTgcttatttcaaatttgaataggTTTAACAAATAGCATGTTAACTCAAACTCTAACCCCACCTAAGTAATTTGAGtaagatatttcaaatttagttGATTTCGAGTTAATTTTTGTCTTCgagtttattcaatttatacaattaaaaataagagaAGCATGTATTTAAGAACATTGTTGCATATTACCTTGGACCCTTTCATCAACGAGGTCCTAATTCTGAGTGGTTTTCATCTAATATATgcttataacttatttatttaaagtaatatttttaatttacataaatttcttttgtaaaaaaGTTAACTATTGTTTTGAGTTATTtacttgtttattattttttttaattgccCCGTTTAAGCTGAATGCGTTTAATTAAATACTTGTCTATATAGTTAATAaccaaaattgtttttataaataaaaataataatttaaaacatgtaGAGATGTTCTccttttattttgaattgagTTGACTAcataatattttactaatatATTACACCAGGCAATATTTCtaaaaagtgaataaaactaGCGTAAATTGAACGACTCCCCACAAggatatttattttcttaggaCCGACTTATACTAGAGACTTAAGGTAATTATTATtgatatcaaaatattttgttataatgatTTCGTAGTTtgcaaaatcaattttttattgaCAAAGAGTATACTTTTGTAgctttttataaaacaaaaaggATGTGTAACTGATGGTCATACAAAATacaaattatgataaaaaaaaaaaatagaaaactaaattaaattgtttAGTTAAAATCCATATTAATCAATATGTTAAGTTGAATAAGGgtcaaataaatttggtttgagttgtacaattatatttatttatttattcattattacttTTTAGAAACTTTATTTAAAGTAAAACTCAAAAGTGTTAATTGCAAGATAGTGATGGTTGTGCTAATTAAGTATTAATCATCAAATTACTATTGTAAATGATGTAAAAAATACAAGActcatttctaaaaaaactcAAGCACCTCAATTttgatagatttattttaaCTCATATAAGAACTTTACTTGATTCAATCAAGGAACATGACATGTTATAATTTGTCTGAAATAATAATGTTGGGTCATATCATTCTTATTACTATTCATGTaacttaaatttgtaaatttgCTTTAAATTGTTACTAACCAAGATCCAAATTGAAATAATGTAAAATAGTTCTTTATAACCGGAGACAATGTTCCAATTGGGTTGAAATACTTCATTAACAAATGTGGAATGAAATTCATGGAAGTGGAATTAATGGACCCACTAATGGGTCTCATTGCATCATCTTTgcatttatttatagatttcCATATCCATGTTCTTCTTTCTACTATGAAAATGGGATTTTTATTCCAAGTTTTTACTCTCATCCTTTTGATGCCTTTAGCAATTGCAGCCTCCTATTGGCCACCATCCCCTGGCTACTTTCCCAGTCATAAATTCAAGACTATGAACTTCCATCAGGCCTTTACCAATCTCTGGGGTCCTGCCCACCAGAAACTTGACAGTAATAATAATGCCATTACTATCTGGCTTGATTCTTCCTCAGGTCACCATCTTTCAAAATTTATCTCAAACTCTGTTTTTAAGCTCTATGTTTCTCAATACCTCCATGGTTCTTATGATTAGGAAGTGGGTTCAAGTCGGTTCGACCATTTCGATCTGGGTATTTTGGAACCTCGATCAAGCTTCAAACCGGTTACACTGCCGGAGTGATTACAGCATTTTATGTGAGATTGATTCATTGTTTCGGTTTTAAATGagcaatttttttatatgttcttTCTTTAACAGACACATTAATAATGCAGCTTTCGAACAATGAAGCTCATCCAGGGTTGCATGATGAGGTTGACATAGAGTTCTTGGGAACCACTTTTGGAAAGCCATACACTCTTCAAACAAACGTGTATATAAGAGGAAGTGGTGATGGAAAGATCATTGGAAGAGAAATGAAATTTCATTTATGGTTTGATCCAACTCTGAATTTTCATCATTATGCAATTCTATGGAATCCCAG from Impatiens glandulifera chromosome 5, dImpGla2.1, whole genome shotgun sequence includes:
- the LOC124939864 gene encoding probable xyloglucan endotransglucosylase/hydrolase protein 32, with translation MDPLMGLIASSLHLFIDFHIHVLLSTMKMGFLFQVFTLILLMPLAIAASYWPPSPGYFPSHKFKTMNFHQAFTNLWGPAHQKLDSNNNAITIWLDSSSGSGFKSVRPFRSGYFGTSIKLQTGYTAGVITAFYLSNNEAHPGLHDEVDIEFLGTTFGKPYTLQTNVYIRGSGDGKIIGREMKFHLWFDPTLNFHHYAILWNPREIIFLVDDVAIRRYPRKSAETFPLRPMWVYGSIWDASSWATENGKYKADYKYQPFVAMYTNFKSGGCSAYASRKCRPVSASPYRWGLTRKQNSVMQWVQSRYKVYDYCRDDKRDHSLTPECWG